Proteins co-encoded in one Candidatus Poribacteria bacterium genomic window:
- a CDS encoding LamG domain-containing protein, translated as MQTEPVTVCDNRGAGLDDGKWHHVAVVFSRTKGERYVYVDGEQQGNPIDHSSVKGSIDHENGFAIGVSMGDHRGGSFFNGVIDQVALFKGELDKDDIETVMNNMEEFLPVSPLGHLTTTWGKVKQASQ; from the coding sequence CTGCAGACTGAACCGGTCACAGTTTGTGACAACAGAGGCGCGGGTCTTGACGACGGGAAATGGCATCATGTTGCGGTGGTTTTTAGCAGAACAAAGGGTGAGCGATATGTCTACGTCGATGGAGAACAGCAGGGAAATCCTATTGACCATAGCTCGGTCAAAGGTAGCATTGATCACGAGAACGGCTTTGCAATCGGCGTCAGCATGGGCGATCACAGAGGCGGTTCATTTTTCAACGGCGTCATTGATCAGGTCGCCCTTTTCAAAGGCGAGTTGGATAAAGACGATATCGAGACGGTCATGAATAATATGGAGGAATTTCTCCCAGTTTCTCCATTGGGGCACCTCACTACCACATGGGGTAAGGTTAAACAGGCTTCCCAATAG